The Clupea harengus chromosome 6, Ch_v2.0.2, whole genome shotgun sequence genome contains a region encoding:
- the LOC105897427 gene encoding uncharacterized protein LOC105897427 isoform X1, producing MMICKVSRTIVFLFSIWMAVCHTGCKLSFFDGFLQWNLFYSILFLLVHFYYNFSNSSFSQCLNVLLLLFPAPVNTEGISQPTPVMTAKTGTTVTLECFVSEKTQTEPIVWYKLSVGQMPLLVGSAQRFWSSVLYNEFNNDRFIINSDSVSVRLSISNIKSSDEAFYLCGVRIIYDIYFGNGTFLLVEEKGQLRSNAAAVIQAPVSDPVHPGDSTTLECEVLTETRTEDLRVFWFRPASGDSHPGVIYTNNSRGGQCEGRCVYSLSKKDINISDAGIYYCGIATSRHILFGNGTALNIAEPVDTVPVGLAVALGCCAALMFFLFVLNCNRRVTCDNCKIRDLQHVRDGSCETRQRSGQAEAAEDLTYAALSFSKKETRGRRTKRKLPPDAVYSAVQL from the exons ATGATGATTTGTAAAGTGTCTCGAACCatagtttttcttttcagcaTTTGGATGGCAGTTTGTCATACAGGATGTAAGTTGAGTTTTTTTGATGGTTTTTTACAATGGAATTTATTCTATAGTATTTTATTCTTACTTGTACATTTTTACTACAATTTTAGCAATTCAAGCTTTTCACAGTGtcttaatgtattattattattatttccagCTCCTGTAAACACTGAGGGCATCTCTCAGCCTACTCCAGTGATGACGGCTAAGACCGGCACCACTGTAACTTTGGAATGCTTTGTAtcagaaaaaacacaaactgaaccgATTGTTTGGTACAAGCTAAGTGTTGGCCAGATGCCGCTTCTTGTAGGATCAGCTCAGCGTTTTTGGTCTTCTGTACTCTACAATGAATTCAATAATGACCGTTTCATCATAAACAGTGATTCTGTATCTGTCCGCCTGTCTATCTCAAACATTAAGTCATCTGATGAGGCTTTTTATCTCTGTGGAGTCAGGATTATCTATGATATATATTTTGGAAATGGAACGTTTTTGCTTGTGGAAG AAAAGGGTCAGCTGAGATCCAACGCTGCTGCAGTGATCCAAGCCCCAGTATCAGACCCAGTTCACCCAGGTGATTCAACGACACTGGAGTGTGAAGTTCTCACTGAGACCAGAACAGAAGACCTCAGAGTGTTCTGGTTCAGACCAGCTTCAGGAGATTCTCATCCAGGAGTCAtttacaccaacaacagcagggGTGGTCAGTGTGAGGGTCGCTGTGTCTACAGTCTCTCTAAGAAGGACATCAACATCTCTGATGCTGGAATTTACTACTGTGGCATAGCCACAAGCAGACACATACTGTTTGGGAATGGAACAGCACTCAACATTG CGGAGCCTGTGGATACTGTGCCTGTTGGTTTGGCCGTGGCTTTGGGCTGCTGTGCTGCGttgatgttttttctgtttgtgctgAACTGCAACAGGAGAGTTACATGTGACAACTGCAAGA TAAGAGACTTGCAGCATGTTAGAGATGGCAGCTGTGAAACCAGACAAAGAAGTGGTCAG GCTGAGGCTGCAGAGGATTTAACTTATGCAGCCTTGAGCTTCTCTAAGAAGGAGACCAGAGGGAGGAGAACTAAGAGGAAGCTGCCACCAGACGCTGTTTATTCTGCCGTCCAACTCTGA
- the LOC116220757 gene encoding uncharacterized protein LOC116220757: MNGLLGSFFILVRITQEVVTGSVVSQPDQVIFSRLDETVTVKCMALKDSSEYLFWYQQRLGQMPRCICMARTNTDPHYVGEFKDSHISCQTTEGGFDLKIRNNNWSDEASYYCASRNRSHFMDFAERTFLRITDETQQTSNAVTVIQSPTQDPVHSVDSEPLQCPGVSETTTEELSLYWFGPASRDFHPGLIYAYRNSSSMLKCMHELATSNDSNAATFYCAVKTCGQILLGNGTTVETEGSVAHMIPVLGGTLCLCVILDIYLIYSYYKKRTCLNCQGRPP; encoded by the exons ATGAATGGGTTGCTTGGGTCCTTTTTCATTCTTGTGCGTATTACCCAAG aagTAGTTACTGGGTCTGTGGTCTCTCAGCCTGACCAAGTGATCTTTTCTAGGCTGGATGAGACTGTGACGGTGAAATGTATGGCACTGAAAGACAGTTCTGAGTATTTATTTTGGTATCAGCAGAGATTAGGACAGATGCCAAGGTGTATATGCATGGCACGAACAAATACAGATCCCCACTATGTTGGTGAGTTTAAAGACTCACACATCTCATGTCAGACAACAGAAGGAGGATTTGATCTGAAAATCAGGAACAACAATTGGTCAGATGAAGCCTCATATTACTGTGCCAGCAGAAACAGGTCCCACTTCATGGATTTTGCAGAGAGAACCTTTTTAAGGATAACAG ACGAGACACAGCAGACCTCCAACGCGGTGACAGTGATCCAATCTCCGACACAAGACCCAGTTCATTCTGTGGACTCAGAACCTCTTCAGTGTCCAGGAGTAAGTGAGACCACAACAGAAGAGCTCAGTTTGTACTGGTTTGGACCTGCTTCAAGAGATTTCCATCCAGGACTTATTTATGCCTACAGAAACAGCAGCTCCATGCTGAAGTGTATGCATGAGCTAGCTACAAGCAATGACAGCAATGCTGCAACCTTCTACTGTGCTGTGAAGACATGTGGACAGATATTGTTGGGGAATGGCACAACAGTTGAAACTG aaGGATCTGTGGCTCACATGATTCCTGTGTTGGGGGGAACATTATGCCTCTGTGTCATCTTGGACATTTATCTAATTTATTCATATTACAAAAAGAGAACATGTCTGAACTGCCAAG GACGACCTCCTTAA
- the LOC105897427 gene encoding uncharacterized protein LOC105897427 isoform X2 produces the protein MMICKVSRTIVFLFSIWMAVCHTGSPVNTEGISQPTPVMTAKTGTTVTLECFVSEKTQTEPIVWYKLSVGQMPLLVGSAQRFWSSVLYNEFNNDRFIINSDSVSVRLSISNIKSSDEAFYLCGVRIIYDIYFGNGTFLLVEEKGQLRSNAAAVIQAPVSDPVHPGDSTTLECEVLTETRTEDLRVFWFRPASGDSHPGVIYTNNSRGGQCEGRCVYSLSKKDINISDAGIYYCGIATSRHILFGNGTALNIAEPVDTVPVGLAVALGCCAALMFFLFVLNCNRRVTCDNCKIRDLQHVRDGSCETRQRSGQAEAAEDLTYAALSFSKKETRGRRTKRKLPPDAVYSAVQL, from the exons ATGATGATTTGTAAAGTGTCTCGAACCatagtttttcttttcagcaTTTGGATGGCAGTTTGTCATACAGGAT CTCCTGTAAACACTGAGGGCATCTCTCAGCCTACTCCAGTGATGACGGCTAAGACCGGCACCACTGTAACTTTGGAATGCTTTGTAtcagaaaaaacacaaactgaaccgATTGTTTGGTACAAGCTAAGTGTTGGCCAGATGCCGCTTCTTGTAGGATCAGCTCAGCGTTTTTGGTCTTCTGTACTCTACAATGAATTCAATAATGACCGTTTCATCATAAACAGTGATTCTGTATCTGTCCGCCTGTCTATCTCAAACATTAAGTCATCTGATGAGGCTTTTTATCTCTGTGGAGTCAGGATTATCTATGATATATATTTTGGAAATGGAACGTTTTTGCTTGTGGAAG AAAAGGGTCAGCTGAGATCCAACGCTGCTGCAGTGATCCAAGCCCCAGTATCAGACCCAGTTCACCCAGGTGATTCAACGACACTGGAGTGTGAAGTTCTCACTGAGACCAGAACAGAAGACCTCAGAGTGTTCTGGTTCAGACCAGCTTCAGGAGATTCTCATCCAGGAGTCAtttacaccaacaacagcagggGTGGTCAGTGTGAGGGTCGCTGTGTCTACAGTCTCTCTAAGAAGGACATCAACATCTCTGATGCTGGAATTTACTACTGTGGCATAGCCACAAGCAGACACATACTGTTTGGGAATGGAACAGCACTCAACATTG CGGAGCCTGTGGATACTGTGCCTGTTGGTTTGGCCGTGGCTTTGGGCTGCTGTGCTGCGttgatgttttttctgtttgtgctgAACTGCAACAGGAGAGTTACATGTGACAACTGCAAGA TAAGAGACTTGCAGCATGTTAGAGATGGCAGCTGTGAAACCAGACAAAGAAGTGGTCAG GCTGAGGCTGCAGAGGATTTAACTTATGCAGCCTTGAGCTTCTCTAAGAAGGAGACCAGAGGGAGGAGAACTAAGAGGAAGCTGCCACCAGACGCTGTTTATTCTGCCGTCCAACTCTGA
- the LOC116220756 gene encoding uncharacterized protein LOC116220756 isoform X1, giving the protein MKGLLGSFFILVCITQDVVTESVVYQPDQVIFSRLGETVTVKCMTLKDKDRYLLWYQQRLGQMLQIMCMSHTHTDAHYVGEFNDSHISCQRTEGRFDLKIRNSNRSDEASYYCAGRNRYEHLDFGNGTFVRVEDETEPTSRAVMVIQSQTQDAGDSEPLQCPGVSETRTDELSLFWFGPASRDSHPGLIYAYRNSSNTCETSSMLKCMHELPTSNDGNASTFYCAVKTCGQMLLGNGTKVETESSVDYMIPVLGGTLCLCVVLDIYLIYLYYKKKTCLNCQGRPSKPLRTNTHMGREAPQQSV; this is encoded by the exons ATGAAAGGGTTGCTTGGGTCCTTTTTCATTCTTGTGTGTATTACCCAAG ATGTAGTTACTGAGTCCGTGGTCTATCAGCCTGACCAAGTGATCTTTTCTAGGCTGGGTGAGACTGTGACGGTGAAATGTATGACactgaaagacaaagacaggtATTTACTTTGGTATCAGCAGAGATTAGGACAGATGCTGCAGATTATgtgcatgtcacacacacatactgatgccCACTATGTTGGTGAGTTTAATGACTCACACATCTCATGTCAGAGAACAGAAGGAAGATTTGACCTGAAAATCAGAAACAGCAATCGGTCAGATGAAGCCTCATATTACTGTGCCGGCAGAAACAGATATGAGCACTTGGACTTCGGAAATGGAACTTTTGTAAGAGTAGAAG ATGAAACAGAGCCGACCTCCAGAGCGGTGATGGTGATCCAATCCCAGACACAAGACGCGGGGGACTCAGAACCTCTTCAGTGTCCAGGAGTAAGTGAGACCAGAACAGATGAGCTCAGTTTGTTCTGGTTTGGACCTGCTTCAAGAGATTCCCATCCAGGACTTATTTATGCCTACAGAAACAGCAGCAATACTTGTGAGACTAGCTCCATGCTGAAGTGTATGCATGAGCTACCTACAAGCAATGACGGCAATGCTTCAACCTTCTACTGTGCTGTGAAGACATGTGGACAGATGTTGTTGGGGAATGGCACAAAAGTTGAAACTG AGAGCTCAGTGGACTACATGATTCCTGTGTTGGGAGGGACATTATGCCTCTGTGTCGTGTTGGACATTTAtctcatttatttgtattacaaaaagaaaacatgtctgAACTGCCAAG GACGACCGTCTAAACCTCtccggacaaacacacacatgggcagagAGGCCCCTCAGCAGAGTGTGTAG
- the LOC116220755 gene encoding M1-specific T cell receptor beta chain-like, producing the protein MCPTKIILWFIMVVRAISATETLTVHQPDSVITAQLGESVTLKCTFSHDSQQYMFWYKQRPGEMPVMMVMAQTLSNSEFHKELNNSHYSIEKETGIFHLTIKNTTVTDEASYFCGITKFYHNVFGNGTFVALTGNRNHRLDLTAVIETSLPDRVHSSDPETLECTVLTETRTQDLSVFWFRPTSGVSHPVAIYIQKNCSSEPESGSHSQSCVYKLPVGYISDPRTFYCAVTLYGELLLGDGGGLATKQTGDAAAVGLVITLALSVAGIIFWASLSLKRTQRKDSTGDLSLAQKSLIADQSTQMQLDDLIYTMVLYNIKTIKSRSE; encoded by the exons ATGTGTCCTACCAAGATCATACTTTGGTTCATCATGGTGGTCAGAGCAATAT CAGCTACTGAAACACTGACAGTCCATCAGCCTGACTCAGTGATCACAGCTCAGCTTGGGGAGTCGGTGACTCTGAAGTGCACCTTTAGCCATGACAGTCAGCAGTACATGTTCTGGTACAAGCAGAGGCCAGGAGAGATGCCAGTCATGATGGTCATGGCACAGACATTATCAAACAGTGAGTTTCATAAAGAGCTCAACAACTCACATTACAGCATAGAGAAAGAAACTGGCATCTTCCACCTGACTATCAAGAACACCACTGTGACTGACGAGGCATCATATTTCTGTGGAATTACTAAATTCTACCATAATGTTTTTGGAAATGGGACGTTTGTGGCATTGACAG GTAACAGAAATCACAGACTGGATTTAACAGCAGTGATCGAAACCTCGTTACCAGACCGAGTTCACTCCAGTGACCCAGAGACTCTAGAGTGTACAGTCCTCACTGAGACCAGAACCCAAGATCTCAGTGTGTTCTGGTTCCGACCCACCTCAGGAGTTTCCCATCCTGTGGCAATTTACATCCAGAAGAACTGCAGCAGTGAGCCTGAGTCTGGTTCTCACTCTCAGAGCTGTGTCTACAAACTTCCTGTGGGATACATCTCTGATCCTAGAACCTTCTACTGTGCTGTGACCTTGTATGGTGAACTACTGTTGGGGGATGGAGGAGGGCTGGCCACAAAACAAACAG GGGATGCTGCAGCTGTTGGTTTGGTGATAACGCTGGCCTTGTCTGTGGCAGGGATCATCTTTTGGGCCTCTTTGAGCTTAAagaggacacagaggaaagACTCCACAG GAGACCTCTCTCTGGCGCAAAAGTCTCTGATAGCCGATCAGTCAACTCAG ATGCAACTGGATGACTTGATCTACACAATGGTGCTTTACAACATCAAGACCATTAAATCCCGAAGTGAGTGA
- the LOC116220756 gene encoding uncharacterized protein LOC116220756 isoform X2, protein MYDTERQRQRTEGRFDLKIRNSNRSDEASYYCAGRNRYEHLDFGNGTFVRVEDETEPTSRAVMVIQSQTQDAGDSEPLQCPGVSETRTDELSLFWFGPASRDSHPGLIYAYRNSSNTCETSSMLKCMHELPTSNDGNASTFYCAVKTCGQMLLGNGTKVETESSVDYMIPVLGGTLCLCVVLDIYLIYLYYKKKTCLNCQGRPSKPLRTNTHMGREAPQQSV, encoded by the exons ATGTATGACactgaaagacaaagacag AGAACAGAAGGAAGATTTGACCTGAAAATCAGAAACAGCAATCGGTCAGATGAAGCCTCATATTACTGTGCCGGCAGAAACAGATATGAGCACTTGGACTTCGGAAATGGAACTTTTGTAAGAGTAGAAG ATGAAACAGAGCCGACCTCCAGAGCGGTGATGGTGATCCAATCCCAGACACAAGACGCGGGGGACTCAGAACCTCTTCAGTGTCCAGGAGTAAGTGAGACCAGAACAGATGAGCTCAGTTTGTTCTGGTTTGGACCTGCTTCAAGAGATTCCCATCCAGGACTTATTTATGCCTACAGAAACAGCAGCAATACTTGTGAGACTAGCTCCATGCTGAAGTGTATGCATGAGCTACCTACAAGCAATGACGGCAATGCTTCAACCTTCTACTGTGCTGTGAAGACATGTGGACAGATGTTGTTGGGGAATGGCACAAAAGTTGAAACTG AGAGCTCAGTGGACTACATGATTCCTGTGTTGGGAGGGACATTATGCCTCTGTGTCGTGTTGGACATTTAtctcatttatttgtattacaaaaagaaaacatgtctgAACTGCCAAG GACGACCGTCTAAACCTCtccggacaaacacacacatgggcagagAGGCCCCTCAGCAGAGTGTGTAG